A genomic window from Cytobacillus suaedae includes:
- a CDS encoding peptidylprolyl isomerase, with protein MKKASIEFENGEKIVIELFPNEAPGTVENFEKLAKDGFYDGLNFHRVIQGFVAQGGCPTSTGTGGPGYTIKCETAGNPHKHVAGSLSMAHAGKDTGGSQFFIVHEPQPHLNGVHTVFGQVIEGMDTVLRIRQGDVMKEVKVWEE; from the coding sequence ATGAAAAAAGCTAGCATTGAATTTGAAAATGGGGAAAAAATTGTTATCGAATTATTCCCAAATGAAGCACCAGGAACAGTAGAAAACTTTGAAAAGCTTGCAAAAGATGGCTTTTATGATGGACTTAATTTCCATCGTGTTATTCAAGGTTTCGTAGCTCAAGGTGGATGCCCAACTAGTACTGGTACAGGCGGACCAGGGTATACTATCAAATGTGAAACAGCAGGAAATCCTCACAAACATGTGGCTGGTTCTTTATCTATGGCACATGCTGGTAAAGATACTGGTGGAAGCCAATTCTTTATCGTTCATGAACCACAACCACATTTAAACGGTGTACATACAGTGTTTGGACAAGTAATTGAAGGTATGGATACGGTTCTTCGCATTCGCCAAGGCGATGTAATGAAGGAAGTAAAGGTTTGGGAAGAATAA
- a CDS encoding DUF1002 domain-containing protein produces MLNKKRLLSFLLLFSLIFPSLGLADAAEGDVIVTLGEDLKENEKQKLLEEMKVPENAQIVVVTNEEEHKYLGQYIPKATIGTRALSSSAITIGAPGSGLEIETNNITSITDDMFTNALITAGVKDASIYITAPIPVSGTAALTGIIKAYEISSDQVISEDVKQIANEEMVKTVELGKSIGADEAAALMAKIKDQIAQHAPKTDEELRAIIEAAANELGITLTEAEITSLISLFNKMKELNIDWNQVNEQLHLAKEKITKFLESEEGQTFLTKLQEFLVSLIDAIKAIFSSEATN; encoded by the coding sequence ATGCTAAACAAGAAACGCTTACTCTCATTTCTTCTACTATTCTCTCTTATCTTTCCTTCTCTAGGCTTGGCAGATGCTGCCGAAGGCGATGTGATCGTAACACTTGGAGAGGATTTGAAGGAGAATGAGAAACAAAAGCTGCTAGAGGAAATGAAAGTCCCGGAGAATGCACAAATTGTTGTAGTTACAAATGAAGAGGAACACAAATACTTAGGTCAATATATCCCAAAGGCTACTATTGGAACGCGTGCTTTATCTTCTTCGGCCATTACGATTGGCGCTCCAGGTTCTGGTCTTGAGATAGAAACTAATAATATTACATCTATTACAGATGATATGTTTACAAATGCTCTTATTACAGCTGGTGTTAAGGATGCCTCCATTTATATTACAGCACCTATACCAGTGTCAGGTACTGCAGCTCTAACTGGAATTATTAAAGCCTATGAAATTTCATCTGACCAGGTTATTTCTGAGGACGTTAAGCAGATTGCAAATGAAGAAATGGTTAAAACCGTTGAGCTTGGTAAGTCAATCGGAGCTGATGAAGCTGCCGCGCTAATGGCAAAAATTAAAGATCAAATTGCACAACATGCACCAAAAACAGATGAAGAGCTTCGTGCAATTATTGAAGCAGCTGCTAATGAATTAGGTATTACTCTAACAGAAGCAGAGATTACTAGTCTGATTTCACTTTTTAATAAAATGAAAGAGCTTAATATTGATTGGAATCAAGTAAATGAGCAGTTGCATTTGGCGAAAGAGAAAATTACAAAATTTCTTGAATCTGAGGAAGGCCAAACCTTTTTAACAA